CCTGTTCAAAGGGATTTTGCTTATCCCCATCGGCGTGCTGATGGTGGTGTTTTTGCGGGTGATAATCGGTATAAAAACCTCTGGCACCTTTATGCCGGTGTTGATTGCACTGGCCTTTATCCAAACCACCCTGCTCACAGGTTTGGTTGGCTTTTTACTGATTGTGGCCTGTGGCCTGATGATCCGCTCTTATCTGTCGCACCTTAACCTGCTGCTGATTTCGCGAATATCGGCGGTCATCATAGTGGTGATTGGCATCATAGGTATCTTTACCCTGCTGTCTTACAAGTTTGGCCTCAGCGAAGGCCTGACCATTACCTTCTTCCCGATGATCATCCTCGCCTGGACCATTGAGCGAATGTCTATCCTGTGGGAAGAAGAAGGCGCCAAAGAAGTCGTGCTTCAGGGTGGCGGCAGCCTCTTGGTTGCGACTCTGGCCTACCTCGCCATGAGCGCAAGCTGGGTCCAGCACTGGGTGTTCAACTTCCTCGGGATCCACCTGGTGATCCTGGCGTTGGTGATGTTGATGGGCCAATACACGGGCTATCGCCTGCTCGAGCTTAAGCGCTTTAAACCCCTGGCGGGAGAATAACATGAAATTTGCCTGGCCTTGGGAGCTTCGCCGCGCGGGTGTGCTCAATATGAACAAGCGCAATATCGACTTTATCGGTCGATATAACCCGCGAAAATACTATCAGCGGGTGGATGACAAACTGACCACCAAGCAGCTGGCCCTTGCCAACGACATCGCAGTACCGGATTTGATTGGTGTGGTGCAGGAGCAGCACGAGATTGCCGAAATCCCGGAAATGGTACAGGGGCGCGGCGGCTTTGTGATTAAGCCCGCCAAGGGCTCCGGGGGCAAAGGGATTTTGGTGATCACCAAGGTCGAAAACGGTCGCTACTACAAACCCAGTGGCAATGAAGTCACACCCAGCGAAATCGACCGCCATGTCTCCAATATCTTAAGTGGCCTCTTCTCTCTTGGCGGCAAACCCGATGTCGCCATTGTAGAAGGGCTTATTCAGTTTGATCCCGTATTCGATGGCTACAGCTATGAAGGGGTACCGGATATCCGTTTGATTGTGTTCAAGGGATATCCTGTAATGGGCATGTTGCGCCTGTCTACCGCAGCGTCCGATGGCAAGGCTAACCTGCACCAGGGCGCGGTGGGGGTTGGCATTGATATCGCCACAGGTAAAGGCCTCAGAGCAGTGCAGTTTAACGAGCCTATCGAGTTTCACCCCGACACAGGCAAGCGCCTGATGGACATTCAGGTGCCAAATTGGGATACCCTGCTGACCACCGCCTCCAGTGCCTATGAAATGTGTGAGCTTGGTTATCTTGGTACCGATATGGTGCTGGACAGCGAAAAAGGCCCTCTGCTGCTGGAGCTAAACGCCCGACCGGGTCTCGCCATACAAATCGCCAACGGCAAGGGATTGCTGCCAAGACTTAAACACGTGGAATCGCTCGGCAACAAGTTTATGGATGTGAATGACAGGGTGGCCTATGCCAAAGTGCATTTCGGCGCTCACGCTGACCGCTAGTCTCTGGTGCAGTACTGCGATTGCCAATCCTGTGATGCTGCTGGCGGAGCAATGCCAGCAGCTGACCCTGGCAAGTGACTTCGACGCAGCCTTCAACCCGGAAAGTCTTGACCTCATTCAGGATCCACTCTCGGCTGCAGTTCAAGCCACGCAATTTGAACGGCTCAGCCTGGGCTTTAACAATATATCGTCCCGGGTCAGCCTTTACCTTAGTGAGCCACTGTCGAAAGACGGCCGCGATATCCTGGTAAACTGCCAAATCCGCCTCGCTGATGAAATAGACCAAATCACGCAAAAGGTTGCGTTTAAGCAGCTCAGTCTTCGCTTGCAAACCCATGGCGAAGGCGATACGGCAGCGTTGGGGCAAGCAATGTATAGGCTGGCGAGTATGCGATTGTCGGCTACTGACAAAGCCCGATTGCACACCGCAGAGGCCAGTTTTATGACTGGCCACAAGCGCGGAGAATTCAGTTTACAGCCCACTGACGAATGCCAAATTGTCAGTGAAAATAAATCATCAAAAAACCAAATAAGCAATGCTGTTGCGGTTTATTTGAGCGAACAAATCAATGAAGAATGCCGCGAGAGCGCTTGGAAATCCTATCAAATTAGAGCGCGCGAACTGAGCCTTAGTGCCTTGAATGTCATTCACGACATAAGACAGTCACAGGCCATTCAGCAGGGCTTTGCAGATTACGTAAGTCTTGCACTCAACAACACCTTCTTCGCCACCCCGGACACGGCGCTCGCCTTCTTGCAGGCCACCCGTCCTGATAAGACATTGGCGCCCTGGAACATAGGCCGGGCACTGAAACAGGCCGACGGCAACCGCACTCCCATTGACAGCAACTGGCTGTTAAACACCTTGCTCAATGAGTTACAAACATTCGGCATTCGGTTCGACTGGCTCAGCGATACTCATTTACGGCTCTGGCTTAATAACAGACTTCTTGGGGAGCTTGCCATTGCCACAGGTAAAGACCCGGACTTTCAGCTCACCCGCCCAGGTATTTTTACACGCCAGTTCAATCAGGGCCTGTTAATCCGGCCTGATGTGTTAAAGGGTCGCAGCGCCGCGGCGGATTTTATCCATGCTTTTGCCAGGGCCCTTGCCAATATGACGCAGGTAGAGCGCCACTATTTGCTGGCGAGGCAAAGTGAATATGATGACAGTCGGGCGCTTGCAGCCAACTGGCTGGCACTGATACTGGAAAACAAGCTCAGTAGCCGATTGCCGGCGGCCACGCCAAGGGAAGCGATAGTCGACGCCCACCGCCTGGCCCAAAACTACTATCGCTCGGCGTTGGCACTGGATTTCTATCGATATCAACCTGCGGGAATAGACAGATTTGCAGAACATTTTGAGGGGCAATGGCCGAGTGTAGACGCTCAGTACCAAAGTACCATAGCACTCGTGCAACAAGGCCCCTTGCTTTACCGCGAGTTGTGGCAACAAAGACTCTCCCGCTTTATCACCGACCACCAGCAGATGACCGATGAACACGCCTTTGAACTGCTGCTGGTCAATCCAAATCGTCAATCTTTGATGCAGCAACTCACCTCCCTCCTCGGCCGCAGTTACACGGCCGACGAACTGATAAGGAGTATTGCCGATGACCTTCGCTAGTAAAACCTGCGCCTTGTTACTCTGTGCCAGCCTTTTACCCGCGGCCAATGCCGCAGACAGCAAGGCCGAAGATGCCAAACACAGCAGCAACAACGCTACCGAGCCCATGGGTACGACAGCGGTTTATCAGGCTATCAAACAGCAATTGGAAGCCAGTCTGTTTGAGTTGCCGCCGCGCGTGCAGGGCCATTACGGCATACGCATGTATCGCATGACAGGCGATGACAAATATGCCAATGCAGCACTGGTTGATTTGTACGCGGTGACCGAGTCGCAGGCGTTTTATGCCTGTAACCTGGACAAGCCCGGCTTTATTGGCTCCGCTGCTGAAGAAGCCATTGAGGCACTTGGTCGAGGCCCAAGGGCGAGTGCACGCAAAAAGGCCCTCGACAGCTTTCCGGAGTTTTTGTTTTACACCGATGTACTGCTCAGGTTTGCAAGCCGCATCGATGAATTCGGCCTTGAGGGCCCATGTCATGACAAGATGATTGCCGCATTAAAGGCGACTGATCTTAAGCAGGGACTGACCTCACCTGAGATGATTGAATCCTGGGCCGCGCAGCTTGCCAACTATGTTTACTGGGCGAAACAGCTGGGCGTTGGCGACTACCTCAAAGACTACCGGGATGCCTTTAACAAGGTGTACCCTGCATCCCGCGACCAAAACCTGGATAAGGCGCAGTTTCGTAACAAACTCTACGGCATGACCCACTTTGTATTTGCAGCCAGTGGCTATTACCAGGCGCCCGTTGATGCCAGCGAGTTTGCCTGGGTACTGGAGTATTTCGAGGCCAATATCGACCGGATCCTCAAAGATGCCACCGACGACATCATCGCTGAAGTCGGTGTCAGCTTTTTGCTTGCAGGGAAAGACGACAGTGATGTGGTCAGTAAGACCCGGCGTCACATCGTAAAAGCCTTTGACGAAGAGCACGATATCATCCCTTCGCCAAGGGGCAATCCGGACCTGGCTCTGGGGGAGCACAGAAACATGCTCGCCATGATGCTGTTGCAATGGCCACAGACCTTAAGCCCGGGACCTTATCTGGCGGAGCTGAAAGCGACCAAAAAGTATCTGCCGAAAATGGTTACTCCCAAAACGGCGCCCAGCGCCAAATCGAAAAAGCCGGACAACCTAAAAAAATAGAATCACGTGTAACTCACCGTTGATAAAGTAAGGTCACGCAGTAAGTCCAAAGACCGCAAAACCGGTCTTTGGCACCTACAATGCAAAGCCATTAAGATTCATCCTTTTCGGGTCATGACGACAGGACATGAATCGTCACCACACATCTTCTGTTCACAAGAGCCGGATATTTTTATTGCAAAAAATCGAATTAAAAGTGCAGTATTAAGCAAACTTCTTTCGATGTAGCAGCTATGTTCAGAGCAAAATCCACCCTCGAGCAATGGCGAATTCTGCAGGCTGTCGTAGACCATGGCGGCTATGCGCAGGCCGCCACTGCCCTAAACAAGAGCCAATCTTCCCTTAACCATGCCGTTGCAAAGTTACAACATCAGCTGGGGGTGGAGCTTTTGGAGGTTAGGGGACGCAAAGCCTACCTGACTCCCCGCGGGGAAGTACTGCTCAGGCGCAGCCGCTACATCACCCAGTCAGTCATGGAGCTTGAGCAACTTGCAGGCAATCTTGAACGCGGCTGGGAACCCAGCCTGACCATAGCCCGGGAAATTATCTATCCCATGGATAAGCTCATCACAGCCATCAACGCTTTTTTACCCAATGGCAGAGGTACCCGGGTCTCTGTGATTGATTCGGTGCTCAATGGCACCCATGAGTTGGTGGAAGAAAACAAGGTTGATATTGCGCTCTGCGGCGGCAATCCCCCAAAGGGACATTTGGCACAGCCACTGTGCGTCGTCGAATTGATTTTAGTGTGTCACCCTTCCAACCCACTTGCCGCCGAGCTCAAGATCCAGGACGACAAGTTTCTCGCCCAGCATCTGCAAATCGTTATTCGTGATACCGCCGCCAAAACCAATAAGGATATCGGCTGGCTTAAAGCTGAGCAGCGATGGACGGTGAGTAATTTCCACGAAGCGAAAGCCATTCTGTGTTCGGGTAGCGGCTTTTGCTGGCTGCCAAAAGAGTTGGTTGAAAAAGAGTTGGCGTCAGGAGACTTGGTCAGACTGTATCTGACCGGAAGTGAAAGCCGGAAGATCCCCATTAATCTGGTTGTCCCTAGCAGAGACGATCAGGGGCCTGCGGGTGAGGCGTTGGAGCTGCTCATTCTTGCCCAGCATGGTATCTCATGCCAGCGCCAGTAGCGATGATGCCGCCTTATTAGGTTGGGACTTATCGTTTTCGATTTGTGTCTTCTCGTTGGTGTCGAGATACGCAAGGATCGCTCTCGGTGGCCCAAGCTTACTGATATCCGTGGTGCGTGAATTATCAAGTGTTTGGCCATAGCCATCAGAAGCCGAGCCTGAGCCATCCGACCCGGTATCGACGGCAACTAGGCTAGTCTCAGTGCCTTTGTCGTCGTTACCCTGGTTCTCTGTTTTATTTCCCTCACTATCCTTTTCAAGGGTTTGAGCCAAAGCGGCGGTAATACGTGCCGACAATGCATCGACAAAGCCGCTGTCACTCTGCTCTTTGCCCAAAGCGCCGGATTTATCCAGGTTGGTGCCCAAAGAAGGGGTAACCGGCTCGAACACCGGCACTTCATCAATGGCGTTTTGAGCGTCCAATAATGGGGAAATTTCGTCCTGAGTGGGCATTGCCGCCAGCCGCTCGGACGCCAATTCGTCCTTGGCCAACTCAATGTTCCTGAGTGCTTCAGCCGCCACACGCAGATCCGCTTGCGACGGATTTACCGGCGCCATGGCTGCGGCATATACCTGCTGCATCTTGTTGATTGTCGCCTGGGGGTTGCCTTGGACGCTGGCAATATCAATCGACACCTCTCCCCCCGTGGCATATCTCTTACCATCAGGACCAAGCTCATATTCAAAATTGGGCGCGCGGGCAAATTGTCCACCAACGGCGGCGTGGGCTCTCTCATGTGCCAGTACTTCCGCTTGTCTGGCTTCAAGCTGACGCACCTCCATCTCCTGCTGACGTATTTTTACCTGCTCGCGACGCTCGATGTCGTTTTCGCGGGCCATTGCCTGAGCATTGCTGTCTTGTTCCACTTGCTGCCTGGCAACCTTTTGTTCAGAGAAGGGCTCCCGCTCTCCACCCAGCGCCTCAGCAAGCTTTTGTTGCTTTGCTTCTTTGGCAGCCTTCTCAGCTTCCTGGGCAGCGACAGCTGAATTTGACGCGTCTTCTCGTGCAAACTGAACACCCACAGGCGTACCTGTATCAAAAACTGCGTTCGAACCGCCTCCACCGTCTCCTTGACTGACAACGCGCCCCGTTTCAGCACTACTCGTTGTGACACCATCAACAGAAGATTGATTTGGGGAAATAAAGATATCTGCGACTGAGTGCTCATCCGAGCTTGTAAATTCAGCACCTGTGAGTCCAGTGTTCTGAACCTGACTGAACCGAGCATCAGAACCTTGATTCACTGGAGAATAACCTTGAGCAGAAATGGCTGAAGCAAATTGGGTTCTACCCGGCAACGCATCGATACTCTGCGCGCCAGTAATCAGATTAAAACCGGGAGTGGCAGCCGAGGCAGTGGGTGCTGAGCCTCCTTGCAGTGAACCTGACGCCCTGTGTTTGACCTGTCCAGCCGTTCCAGTCGCGACCGGTGCTGATGGCAACGTCGCTGAAGACGGTGATGATTTTAATATCTGGTTAGTGCCCACTGAAACTGACGCTACGCCACCTGACGCCGCAGTCTGTGTCATGCCGGATGAAGGCGCTCCGTGGGAAATAGCTGGCGTAGAAACACCGCCCCCACTATGGAAAGACACTGAGTGGGAAGAAGCATGATTTGATGGGGACTTTAGTGAGACTTCGGATACAAGGGGCGCCGACGAGAACGAATTTCTCGCAGTCTCAGCGGTATCAGGATGCCCGGCGAAAGATGGCCGGGCAACACCGTTTGACGCCGCATGATTGACAGACAGCGCCGGGGAGGACATGGCAATTACACTTTGATGTCTATGATGGTGCCAATTGTCTCATCGGCCGTTTCAATCACTTCGGCCGATGCCTCAGCCTGATTAACCGACTGGGTCGCTTTGACCAGGGCGTCGGTTTTATCAGGTGCTTCAGCCTTGAGCTCGGCACTTTGTTGGGCAGGCTCGCTGCGCGCCACATCGATGGTTGCCTGAGTCAACCCACTTTGAGCGCTGTTAAAGCCATTGATACCCGATACGGATGCAGGTGGGATTTGCATGGCTTCCTCCAGAATAAGTTTCACAAATGGCTTTTGATGAACGGGTCAATTATTAGCCAAAAAAGCGGGAAACGCCAGCAAAAATGCACTGTAGACCGTCGACTGACGGCTCCATTACCACTGGGATTCCCAGTCTTTCCAGATGGGGTTAAGTCCCCTCGCCTTCAGCACGGCTGCGATGTCGGCTGCACTTCTGTCATCGCTGATTTCAAACTGATCCAAATGGGTATCCGGCTCAGAGTATCCTCCCGGTGATGTAGCACTGCCAGCGCTGGTTTGGGTGATCCCAAGGGCAAACAGATTGTCGCGAAAGTCCGGCCGCTCCCGTGTCGAGAGGCTGATATCCAGCGCTTCGTTGAACAACCGGAACGCACAGATAAGTTGCACCAATCCTTTATCGCTTATCTCGGTTTTCGGTGCCACGCCGCCGGTGCAGGGCCTGAGTCTTGGCAGTGAAATACTGTAGCGGCTGCGCCAGTACTTTCGCTCAAGATAATCAAGGTGATACCCCATCAACAGCGCATCCAGGCGCCAGTCATCAAGCCCCAGCAGCACCCCAAGGCCAATCTTGTCTACACCGGCCAGCGCCAGTCTGTCGGGCGTATCCAGGCGCCAGATAAAGTCCATTTTTTTGCCGCGGGTGTGATGCTCAGCGTAGGTGGCTCGCTGATAGGTTTCCTGATAAATCATCACAGCATCAAGCCCGAGGGTTACCAGCTCGCGGTACTCCGGCTCGGCTAGGGGCTGCACTTCCATCGCCACGTAGGAAAACGCACGCTTTACCTCGGGTAACACCTTACGAAAATAGCCCATGCCGACCTTGGTTTCATGCTCGCCGGAGACCAGCAGCACTGAGTCATAGCCCATGGCCTTGATGGCGGCCATTTCGCGGGTAAGCTCGGTTTCATCAAGGGTCTTGCGCTTAATGCGGTTACTCATTGAAAAGCCGCAGTAATCACACTCGTTTGCACACAGATTGGATAGATACAGCGGCAGGTACATACCGATACTGGCACCAAAGCGCTTACGGGTGAGCTGCATGCTTTTTTGTGCCATCTGCTCAAGATAAGGCTCGGCGGCAGGCGACAAGAGTGCCAGCAGCGCATTCAGGTTACCCGCCGGAGCCCGCAGTGCCGCCTCCACATCCTGTGCTGTGGCCGAGTAGAGCTTAAGCCGCAAGCTATCGGGGTTCAGGCGCGCAAATGCCTCAGAGAAATACCCCTGGCTCATAACAGCTTTTCCGCCATGCCCGAATCAACCAAGCCCGTGGTGGATAAGCCTGTATTTAAAAAGCCGGTCAGCGGGCTGGTTTCGTGGGCGTGCAAGCTCTTACTGCCAAGCCCGGCCAGATAGGCTTCACGGCCAATTTGCACCGCCAGCGCAAAGGCTCTGGCCATACGCACAGGGTCGGCACTCGAAGCAATAGCGGTATTAACCAGCACGGCGTCGGCGCCAAGCTCCATCGCCTCACACGCATGGGACGGCGCGCCAATGCCCGCATCCACCACCACAGGAATGCTCGCCTGCTCAATGATGATTTTCAAAAATTCACGGCTCACCAAGCCCTGATTGGAGCCTATGGGGCTGCCAAGGGGCATCACCGCTGCGCAGCCAATCTCTTCGAGGCGACGACAGAGCACAGGGTCGGCATGCACATATGGCAGTACCTTAAAGCCCTGACTGACGAGCTCCTTGGCGGCGGCAAAGGTTTCCATGGGATCCGGCATCAGGTACTTGGGATCCGGGTGGATCTCAAGCTTCAGCCACTCGGTGCCCAGCATTTCCCGGGCAAGCTCGGCTGCGAATATCGCTTCTTTGGCATTGCGGGCACCGGAGGTATTGGGCAACAGACGCACGCCGCGCGACAGCAGCGGCGCCAGAATATCATCGCTGCCGGTTTTAAAATCCACCCGCTTCATGGCGAGGGTGACAAGCTCACTGCCGCTGGCCGCAATAGCCTCCTGCATCAGCTTACCCGAAGCAAACTTGCCGGTGCCGGTAAACAGCCTGGAGCCAAATTCCGTTTCTGCAATTTTCAGCATCTCAGCCTCCTGCCACTGCTGCAAAAAGTTCAACCGCATCATTGTGTTTAAGATGAATATGTTCCCAGCTATGCCGCGGTACTACTTCACCGTTGAGCACCAGCGCGATATGGCTATCGCGCTCGCAGTGATGTTTAACCAAACTGGCCAGATCCTGGCCGTCGTCTATTGGATGGGAATGTCCGTTAACACTGATACTCAGCATGCCT
This portion of the Shewanella amazonensis SB2B genome encodes:
- a CDS encoding alpha-L-glutamate ligase-like protein codes for the protein MKFAWPWELRRAGVLNMNKRNIDFIGRYNPRKYYQRVDDKLTTKQLALANDIAVPDLIGVVQEQHEIAEIPEMVQGRGGFVIKPAKGSGGKGILVITKVENGRYYKPSGNEVTPSEIDRHVSNILSGLFSLGGKPDVAIVEGLIQFDPVFDGYSYEGVPDIRLIVFKGYPVMGMLRLSTAASDGKANLHQGAVGVGIDIATGKGLRAVQFNEPIEFHPDTGKRLMDIQVPNWDTLLTTASSAYEMCELGYLGTDMVLDSEKGPLLLELNARPGLAIQIANGKGLLPRLKHVESLGNKFMDVNDRVAYAKVHFGAHADR
- a CDS encoding DUF3541 domain-containing protein, with the protein product MGTTAVYQAIKQQLEASLFELPPRVQGHYGIRMYRMTGDDKYANAALVDLYAVTESQAFYACNLDKPGFIGSAAEEAIEALGRGPRASARKKALDSFPEFLFYTDVLLRFASRIDEFGLEGPCHDKMIAALKATDLKQGLTSPEMIESWAAQLANYVYWAKQLGVGDYLKDYRDAFNKVYPASRDQNLDKAQFRNKLYGMTHFVFAASGYYQAPVDASEFAWVLEYFEANIDRILKDATDDIIAEVGVSFLLAGKDDSDVVSKTRRHIVKAFDEEHDIIPSPRGNPDLALGEHRNMLAMMLLQWPQTLSPGPYLAELKATKKYLPKMVTPKTAPSAKSKKPDNLKK
- a CDS encoding LysR family transcriptional regulator; amino-acid sequence: MFRAKSTLEQWRILQAVVDHGGYAQAATALNKSQSSLNHAVAKLQHQLGVELLEVRGRKAYLTPRGEVLLRRSRYITQSVMELEQLAGNLERGWEPSLTIAREIIYPMDKLITAINAFLPNGRGTRVSVIDSVLNGTHELVEENKVDIALCGGNPPKGHLAQPLCVVELILVCHPSNPLAAELKIQDDKFLAQHLQIVIRDTAAKTNKDIGWLKAEQRWTVSNFHEAKAILCSGSGFCWLPKELVEKELASGDLVRLYLTGSESRKIPINLVVPSRDDQGPAGEALELLILAQHGISCQRQ
- a CDS encoding putative metalloprotease CJM1_0395 family protein, which codes for MTQTAASGGVASVSVGTNQILKSSPSSATLPSAPVATGTAGQVKHRASGSLQGGSAPTASAATPGFNLITGAQSIDALPGRTQFASAISAQGYSPVNQGSDARFSQVQNTGLTGAEFTSSDEHSVADIFISPNQSSVDGVTTSSAETGRVVSQGDGGGGSNAVFDTGTPVGVQFAREDASNSAVAAQEAEKAAKEAKQQKLAEALGGEREPFSEQKVARQQVEQDSNAQAMARENDIERREQVKIRQQEMEVRQLEARQAEVLAHERAHAAVGGQFARAPNFEYELGPDGKRYATGGEVSIDIASVQGNPQATINKMQQVYAAAMAPVNPSQADLRVAAEALRNIELAKDELASERLAAMPTQDEISPLLDAQNAIDEVPVFEPVTPSLGTNLDKSGALGKEQSDSGFVDALSARITAALAQTLEKDSEGNKTENQGNDDKGTETSLVAVDTGSDGSGSASDGYGQTLDNSRTTDISKLGPPRAILAYLDTNEKTQIENDKSQPNKAASSLLALA
- the thiH gene encoding 2-iminoacetate synthase ThiH yields the protein MSQGYFSEAFARLNPDSLRLKLYSATAQDVEAALRAPAGNLNALLALLSPAAEPYLEQMAQKSMQLTRKRFGASIGMYLPLYLSNLCANECDYCGFSMSNRIKRKTLDETELTREMAAIKAMGYDSVLLVSGEHETKVGMGYFRKVLPEVKRAFSYVAMEVQPLAEPEYRELVTLGLDAVMIYQETYQRATYAEHHTRGKKMDFIWRLDTPDRLALAGVDKIGLGVLLGLDDWRLDALLMGYHLDYLERKYWRSRYSISLPRLRPCTGGVAPKTEISDKGLVQLICAFRLFNEALDISLSTRERPDFRDNLFALGITQTSAGSATSPGGYSEPDTHLDQFEISDDRSAADIAAVLKARGLNPIWKDWESQW
- a CDS encoding thiazole synthase; translated protein: MLKIAETEFGSRLFTGTGKFASGKLMQEAIAASGSELVTLAMKRVDFKTGSDDILAPLLSRGVRLLPNTSGARNAKEAIFAAELAREMLGTEWLKLEIHPDPKYLMPDPMETFAAAKELVSQGFKVLPYVHADPVLCRRLEEIGCAAVMPLGSPIGSNQGLVSREFLKIIIEQASIPVVVDAGIGAPSHACEAMELGADAVLVNTAIASSADPVRMARAFALAVQIGREAYLAGLGSKSLHAHETSPLTGFLNTGLSTTGLVDSGMAEKLL
- the thiS gene encoding sulfur carrier protein ThiS, giving the protein MLSISVNGHSHPIDDGQDLASLVKHHCERDSHIALVLNGEVVPRHSWEHIHLKHNDAVELFAAVAGG